The region ATGTCATCAAATCCAATAGTGTATATCAAAAGCCACAACTTAACAACAGTACTTACTATCAAGTCTAGAACCAACAATGTATATCAACAAAATGTAAAATTTAGCAATTACCAATGTACAGAAACAAACTACAATAATAATGATTTCAAGCTCTAATAAGCAACTTAAGCATCAAAATATCACATTACTAAATCTTAGATCTAAAACATAATAACAACAGCAGTAAAAAAAATTACTTAACAAGAAAATTAAAGAAATGGGCTaaatacaaattttaaaaaaaataaaaatttattaaattgATAAATGGGATGTTTTTTAGAACGTTTAAAGAATGACCCAGATGAGTAAATTTAAGGAAGAATACAAACCGGAGGTGAAACGGAGAGTGGACGGAGTTAACAAGAAGCAGAAGATAATTCAAGATGCAAAATGTGTGTTTTAAGCGTGTGTAGGTGAGCGTGTGTATTTATTTATGAAGGATGACGATGAAGATGAGTATCGAGAAACATAGAGAGGGCCCACCACCGGATTGGTTATTGTTATGTTGGAAAACGAGACAGTTTTTAGAATTTTTGACAGTGATGTGATGAGTGTGACTGTGTGAGCTTCAAACAAATTTCGGAACTTAACGAGAAGTATTCTATAAATCATTTGTACTATTAACTTGTTATTTCATCAAATTTGTTgtttaaaagaataatttttatgtgtttttggCGGTGTTTTAAAATTCGGATTACTCTACCCATATTCGGAGTACTTGAACTCGGCCCTAATTCTGATTTGATTTTAGCATACTTTTCATAGTTGGATTTTTTACTTCCGAACTGGTTTCATTGTTTGTCAGGTTAGACTCGATTTAAAATTGGACAAAATTTAAATTACTCGAAAAAAATCGAGTCaagaataaaaaataaaaaataaaaaataaaaaaaataagtaatGAACCAAAAAAAATCTGAAAGTGAGTACTAATTTCTTGCAAAAAAATGCAACTTTTAAACATTTTTAGCGTTAAAATGATGCTAAAAGACTTGCCGAAATTCAAAAAGAATAATTATGTTGAATGTCATTTACAAATTATTACAAGTATAATATatactaaaattaaaatttagttgtttaaaattttcaaatttataTTGAAAACTATTTCGAGATACTCGGAAATCGAAAAcgtaattttttatttttagaaCACTATTTTTTGATAAAACCCGATATTTGCTTTCACAAAgttggaaaatattttttttagaaatgtgtaaaatttgattaattttaaaattatgtttagaagaaaaaagaaaaaaattatcaaatataGTGAAGCATGGATGGACAGATATCCGTAGGACGGCCGGTGGGGGTACTTATTACCGGTCCAGGGACCAGCTCCCAACGATTCAAGTGAACCATGGCCCAATTATTTACTGAAAAACGGGTCAACATATCACAAATCTGAGCTGAATGGCCCAAATTCTCACAACCCGCTAAGATGACCCTTTATATCACTTGGTAatgtaaataaaatatgtgtttcTTGAATTTACTAGTTTAACCTTTTGACTAACGCTTACTTCAATCAAACAGACCCGATAAACACAAAATTGCACAAAGAGTATACATGGTCGATTGAATTGGGGAAAATTGGTGATTAGGTTTTCAAATTCAAGACCAACAGCTATGGAATATCTTGTATGTATACTTGATTCTTGTAAAAAACTGTATACATTTCTTTATGTtgtttttatttataatttttcttATACTCTTTGTTGTTAATGTTgctaatatataaatatatgtatttgTGTTTTGTAATTAATTTTGTTTGGATTCTAAATTTGGTACCTAATTTAGCCGTTTTTGTAACTTAGCAAATTAATTTATGATATTGTTAATTTGTTATTGAGAGAGCTTCGTGTAGAGAGAGAGTGTGTAAGAGAGACATAGATAGAAATAGACAGATTATATTTATTCTCTTGGTTGTTAATTTCAGTAATGTATAAATATATTTATGTGTGTTTTATGATTAATGTTGCTTGTAATATAGATTCGGTACCTGATTTAGATGTTTTTGTAACTTAGCtgataattttattataatattgaTTTGTTatagagagggagagagggaggggaagagagaaagagagagagagagagagagagagagagagagagaaagagatttAAATAGACAGAGTGTTAGAGGGAGTGGGAGAGTGCTTCGGCATAATAGCCACTGTTGAGTGTGAACACGACCTTGAGCCTCTGTCGGTGAAGTCTGATGAATGTGTTGAACCTGATGAACATCAATCTTAATATTCTGACAGTAGCACATATAATCTAGTACTTCATTTTTGTGTGCATTATTTTATATGTTATTTAATCTTCTTATCTATGTTTTTTTCTAATTAATATAGGATATGAATCCAGGCCCTTGAGATCCTACTCTGATAACATTACAGTCTGAGCACAGATCTACAGAGGTATAGAGATTAGGTGGCGGAGATGCCCAAAGATGTCGTCGTCGGAAAGCAAATCAGTCCCGACTTCCTGAATTGCACCATAAAATACTTCCGTTGTTAGAATCAACTGGTTTCTATGGCATTGCAAGGGTTTCTTCACTTCAACTTGATTGGGGTCTCATTTCAGCTCTTGTGAAAAGATGGAGGCCGGAAACGCATACGTTTCATCTGCCGGTTGGAGAGTGTTCTATCACACTTCAGGATGTTAGGGTGCTTATTGGGTTGTGTGTTGACGGGGACCTTGTTAGTGGTGCTAATTTGACTGATGATGAGGAATGGCATGAGGTTGTTGAATCGGTGTTCGGTCATCGCCCTGGAAAGAGTCGATTTAATGGAGCTAGGCTACAACTTGGTTTGAGTTTTTTATTCCAAAACAGTTGGATGACAATGCCACTGATGAAGACTTGGTTTAGTATACCAGATCTTATATGTTACAACTTATCGCTGGATCTATGTTTACAGATCATTCGGGTGGTCTAGTACATTCTATATGGATTCCATATCTTTGTGATCTTCATTCTTGTGGCAAGTACGCTTGGGGAGCCGCAGTACTTGCATTCCTGTACAGAGAGTTGTGAAAAAGTTGCAGATTGGATACATATGAGGTTGTTGGATGTTTAATATTACTACAATTATGGGCTTGGGAGAGGTTGCCGACTATGGCTCCAATATCTACTGAAATTTCCTTAGTTGATGAGGAGTTCTGGGCTGGATAGCCTGCAGGCCTGCATAGAGTGaggttaatttttaattatatagtTTTATTACTTTCTTATTTTGTAATAGTCCTGATTGACTGATTTGTGTGTAATTCTTTAATTTGTTTAATAATTTATATAGGTGGTTGGTTCATCATTTATTTACAGAGAAGAATGGACGTACTTTTTCTGTGTATCGAGTTATTTTGGCTAATATAGGTCCTTCACCCTTTAGATGGAAGCCTTACACTCAAGATGTCTTGGATTCACTACCAGCATACTTCTTGAGGGGTCAGGATATATGGCGTTACTGTGGCCTACTGATAAGTATATTTGTTGTTGAGCATCATTTGCCTAACCGTGTCATGAAGCAATTTGGGATGTTTCAGAATATTCCGGATCACCCTGAAGATATGAGTCACCTCCACAAGATTACATTTCAAGGAAAAGTATCGGTTAATTGGGTATAGAAGCATCAACCATCTATCACTCTTTGGAATTCTCGAATGAATTATATTTGCAAATCAGATATGATTGTCGGTCAGAGTGAAGTTTCTGAATATTATGATTGGTATATGCAGAGGACACGAAGATTTCATTCTCGGATGGGTGCACTTCATGTATATGTTGTAAGTATATACTTAATGTCACTTGTTTTCATGCGTTTATTAATTTTTACGCTTAATGGTAAATATTAAGAACCTTAAATTTACATCTATCTTTTTTTAATCGTCTAACCTTAACACTTATCAGAGATGGATCAGTAAAGGTGAAGGACTAGTGATATTAACTTTCCACGTAAATAATTACCTACCTGTGTAATAGAGAGTGTCATATATTTTGTATTCCAAAGATCggctattttttttattttttgagaACAACTCAGATTAAATAAGGAAGCCACCAACTCTAAGAACAACATTGACATGTTTTGGAGTAGGAGGTTCGTATATTAGAGAGATAATCACTTCATCTTTGAATCTCTTAAAGCTGAGAACCCTAATCTCCTATAAAACGACCTTCTAACACATATCTGGTGATAGGTGTGATCAGTAATCGATCTTGACCTTTGCATTTGAACTTCAATTTCAGTGTTACCTTTTATAGTTATGACAGACTTATTAGAGTTGGCCCAACCCCCTCTATGAAAATAGTGAAACCAGATTATGTTATATTGTTAGCTCCTTGTTGCATTCCTTAACGGAAACACTTGTAGCCTTTTTCGTACCATTCGACTTTTCTGTTGAACCACCTAAATATTTGAAACAAAAAAGACAAATTTACATATGTACCAGGAAGAAcatttaaaatttataaagaagCCCAATTGCTTTTGCCATTTTTAGTGTTGTGCTTGTTGTATTTTGCTAATATttctttttttaataattataatatgtGTTATAAATATAATTGATCTTAGGGCTAATAAGTTTTTGTATTATTTCTATTTCAGGGTGATTTATTTAAATCTATTGCGAGACGTTCAGAGGCTGTACTACCAGAGGTTAGTGAACTAGCTTCTCTCGGATGGCATGTTGTTCAACAACGTTCAGTTAATGGGTTTTTTTAGGAACTACCACAGGAAGAACGTCTGGATAAAGAAAAAGTGGCGAGGAAGGTTGATGGTCGACGTGCTAAATGTGGAGGCCATAGAAGAGGTCGTGGAAGGATTCAATGTGTTAGGCGTCGAGGAGTTGATGATGCGTTTGTGGATGTAGTTATGCCAACAGCTCTAGCGAAGATGGTATTGATTTTGGGGGTAATGTATTCAATTATGCACATCCAAATGAAAATCCAGTTGTTAAAAATGTAGATAATAATGCGGCTAACGAGCATCTAGCTGATGCTCTTATTCATGAGTGCATTCAGCCCCCAATTGATCTGATTCAGCTGCTAGTGGATCATGTTCCTGTTCAGCAGCGTATTTTTAATACGGATATTATCCGTTAACTTTGGTTTGACTCTGGGTGGTTCTATAATCCCCACACCAGAGGcagttgttgttgttgttgatgaTTATATTCTACCAGATATGGACCCGGTTCAGCCGCCAATAAATATTGTTCCTGTTCAGCAACGTGTTTTTAATACGGATTACTATTTACCATTCAACCTGAGGTTGACTCCAGGTGGTTCTTTAATCCCCACACCAGTGCCAGTTGAAGAATCTGTTCAACGGTCTATTCACAAGTCGAAGATCTTTTCTTTGATTCTTTTCAATCTACTTTGTCTCCAGAAATTTCTGTTACCCAGCCATCTACCGTCGTCAACCCAAAAAATGCTCCTCCTGAAAAAGTTTTGCTTACTTACAGCCACGTCGGTCAAAGAGGATAAAAAAAGGTACCAAATGTGGTACTGATGGGCTAAAATGTGCAAAACATAAATAAATTTTTTGTACTCTTCAAGTGCATCTCTTTTGATTTTGACAAACATTATCGTAACTTGTTTAAACAGTTATACAATGTTCAGTTACATTTAGTATGCCAGAGTTTTAAGCTTTGAATGTTAATGAATATGAATTATGAGTTAAGTTTTATTATGGAACTCATTTCCAGAGTTCTATTCAGTtagtttatttttattatttgaaCTTGGTGTGTTTTGATTTTTACTAGCACAGGCTAAAAGACAATGTCTGTGAAAATAAAATATGAAGTAAACGCATATATGTTTTGTGCTTTAATATATAGAAAATGAAACTTAAAGTTGCGTTTAacaaataatacaaaatatatatgtgtttttaGACTATATAAGGTAATATAAATATGCATTTATGAGCTGCCCAGTCAGCTTATCCTTTATGCTTAAAATCGAAATGGcaacaaaataatattaaacatcCCTCGTGTAACTTAAACTAAGCTAGTGTACAAAGAATTGAAAATGCAAAATTTGACAGTGAGTTTGTATAGGAAGTGACAGTGAATGTGTATGAAATATGTAGACATAAAAATTAACAAGTAGTTTAGAATTTGCAAATTTAAGTTCCAAATTTTAATATGTCAGTAAATGTTTCAAAATCTAGATAAACAAAATTTGAATATA is a window of Apium graveolens cultivar Ventura chromosome 11, ASM990537v1, whole genome shotgun sequence DNA encoding:
- the LOC141698128 gene encoding uncharacterized protein LOC141698128 isoform X1 — encoded protein: MKQFGMFQNIPDHPEDMSHLHKITFQGKVSVNWRTRRFHSRMGALHVYVGDLFKSIARRSEAVLPEELPQEERLDKEKVARKVDGRRAKCGGHRRGRGRIQCVRRRGVDDAFVDVVMPTALAKMVLILGVMYSIMHIQMKIQLLKM
- the LOC141698128 gene encoding uncharacterized protein LOC141698128 isoform X2 → MKQFGMFQNIPDHPEDMSHLHKITFQGKVSVNWRTRRFHSRMGALHVYVGDLFKSIARRSEAVLPEEERLDKEKVARKVDGRRAKCGGHRRGRGRIQCVRRRGVDDAFVDVVMPTALAKMVLILGVMYSIMHIQMKIQLLKM